Proteins co-encoded in one bacterium genomic window:
- a CDS encoding MFS transporter produces MQISRQRLSLIIYLLPAIADMMVAQFMFINAVRLSQQGASAVVVANTVTTWSLVYLVACPILGRFVTAANASRLMVASMGGLALISFLFTLIPGVVGIYVLMALAGIATALFFLPFQVFMKAVDGANNKPITYSTGLYTFAWSMGFAMGPFISGILMEFGSSTPGGGNSGWKYACYFASSLSALTGIAVYFLRDLAQSQPAAPSRPGETPRPAEAIPVDYSHQPDLAWLGWVSAGVGVIVLTFLRAVFPVRSETCLHLTQSFQGLLFFLVSAAQAVTGLALCRSRFWMYRPMAVGAFGCLGIAGALIFGYGQSHLILSVGAILFGIYTGSFFFYLVFHALIHPERSSQYVAINESVVGICSMLGAVLGGFMADRFGFGTLYASGAAMILVILILQRFVHHRHPLQQD; encoded by the coding sequence ATGCAAATTTCAAGACAGCGATTATCTCTCATTATTTACCTGTTGCCGGCCATTGCCGACATGATGGTGGCGCAGTTTATGTTCATCAATGCCGTCCGCCTGTCCCAGCAGGGGGCCAGTGCCGTCGTCGTCGCCAATACGGTGACGACCTGGAGTCTGGTCTATCTGGTCGCCTGCCCGATTCTTGGCAGGTTTGTCACGGCGGCCAATGCCTCCCGGCTGATGGTCGCCTCCATGGGGGGGCTGGCCCTGATCAGCTTTCTCTTCACCCTGATTCCCGGCGTAGTGGGGATTTACGTCCTGATGGCGTTGGCGGGCATTGCAACGGCCTTATTCTTCCTGCCCTTTCAGGTATTCATGAAGGCGGTAGATGGGGCCAATAACAAGCCCATTACCTACTCCACAGGGCTTTACACCTTCGCCTGGAGCATGGGCTTTGCCATGGGGCCGTTTATCTCAGGCATCCTGATGGAATTCGGCTCGTCCACCCCCGGCGGGGGAAATTCCGGCTGGAAATATGCCTGCTATTTCGCCTCAAGCCTGTCCGCCTTAACCGGAATCGCGGTTTACTTCCTGAGAGATCTCGCCCAATCGCAGCCGGCGGCGCCCAGCCGACCCGGCGAGACGCCGCGCCCTGCCGAAGCCATCCCAGTGGACTATTCCCATCAGCCCGACCTCGCCTGGCTAGGCTGGGTCAGTGCCGGTGTGGGCGTCATCGTCCTCACCTTCCTCCGCGCCGTATTTCCTGTCCGGAGTGAAACCTGCCTGCATCTGACCCAAAGCTTTCAGGGGCTCCTCTTTTTCCTGGTGAGTGCGGCGCAGGCGGTGACGGGACTAGCGCTGTGCCGGAGCCGGTTCTGGATGTACCGGCCCATGGCCGTGGGTGCCTTCGGCTGTCTGGGCATTGCAGGCGCACTCATCTTCGGGTACGGCCAGTCCCATCTGATCCTCAGTGTGGGCGCCATTTTGTTCGGGATCTACACGGGCAGTTTCTTCTTCTACCTGGTATTTCACGCCCTCATTCATCCTGAACGGAGTTCGCAGTATGTGGCCATCAATGAGAGTGTCGTCGGGATATGCAGTATGCTGGGCGCCGTTCTGGGGGGATTCATGGCGGACCGGTTCGGGTTCGGCACCCTCTACGCCTCAGGCGCCGCCATGATTCTTGTGATCCTGATCCTGCAACGGTTCGTTCATCACCGACATCCGTTGCAGCAAGATTAA